In Methanosarcina siciliae T4/M, one genomic interval encodes:
- a CDS encoding DUF1673 domain-containing protein — MPAKILVFDQIKKFMGWCPNARASEARQHSNLENFASELPDRARGENEDLKNPGWLRKTSTYTLLINAFLSLTYFLVIDQLGINLTLSANLILLLSGFFIALFFVIFDWKKQMQRYDALVKHPVIDYSDKKLYYILAAVLFILIYNFYIENQGLDLQAMFSFVGGLVVGIWSFYFQLIYWEKKNHKTIYFDKSYGTWKKSYIIRERK; from the coding sequence ATGCCTGCTAAGATCCTTGTTTTTGACCAGATCAAGAAGTTTATGGGCTGGTGTCCGAATGCCAGAGCATCTGAAGCCAGACAGCATTCTAACCTTGAAAATTTTGCTTCTGAGCTCCCAGATAGAGCAAGGGGAGAAAATGAAGATCTGAAAAATCCGGGATGGCTCCGGAAAACAAGTACTTATACTCTCCTGATTAACGCTTTTCTTTCACTTACATATTTTCTGGTAATCGATCAGTTGGGTATAAATCTAACTCTGAGTGCAAATCTAATCCTTTTACTTTCCGGATTTTTCATTGCCCTGTTTTTCGTTATATTTGACTGGAAGAAACAAATGCAGAGATATGACGCTCTCGTAAAACATCCGGTAATCGACTATTCAGATAAAAAATTGTATTACATACTTGCAGCTGTACTTTTCATTTTGATATATAATTTTTATATCGAAAACCAGGGACTTGATCTGCAAGCGATGTTTTCATTTGTGGGAGGTCTCGTGGTCGGAATATGGTCTTTCTATTTCCAGCTAATATATTGGGAGAAAAAGAACCACAAAACGATTTATTTCGACAAAAGCTACGGGACATGGA
- a CDS encoding DUF1673 domain-containing protein yields MPVKLVAFEQIKKLMGWCPNVRASEARQQSNLENFASDIPERAGKENGDPKNLGWFRKASTRPLLIYTFFTIIYLLVFYQTGIKLTFLLAGSFISLSVTVLYWKNQMQKYDELIKKPVTDCSNKRKISLLATIFAVYFVMSCLYANAGELAVQAMISFGGGFLVSMWLEYFQILYWERKNHKIIYIDKGYGWKKSYIIRERK; encoded by the coding sequence ATGCCCGTGAAACTCGTCGCTTTTGAGCAGATCAAAAAATTGATGGGATGGTGCCCGAATGTCAGAGCATCTGAAGCCAGACAGCAGTCTAACCTTGAAAATTTTGCTTCTGATATTCCTGAAAGAGCAGGGAAAGAAAACGGAGATCCGAAAAATTTGGGATGGTTCCGGAAAGCAAGTACGCGACCCCTTCTCATTTACACTTTTTTCACTATTATCTACCTCCTAGTATTTTATCAAACGGGGATAAAACTGACCTTTTTACTTGCCGGGTCTTTTATTTCCCTGTCAGTTACAGTACTTTACTGGAAGAATCAAATGCAAAAATATGACGAATTGATAAAAAAACCAGTTACTGACTGTTCAAATAAAAGAAAAATAAGTCTACTCGCAACCATATTTGCAGTTTATTTTGTAATGTCTTGCCTTTATGCTAATGCTGGGGAACTTGCCGTTCAAGCAATGATTTCATTCGGTGGGGGTTTCTTGGTCAGCATGTGGCTTGAATATTTTCAGATACTTTACTGGGAGAGGAAAAATCATAAAATAATTTATATCGACAAAGGCTACGGATGGAAGAAATCATACATTATTCGGGAGAGAAAGTAA
- a CDS encoding DUF1673 domain-containing protein: MGEEKPCKNVYEKREGTAKTVCPWRKGGRTISRESRYIKKLMGWCPNAKKPGTEYQIAHENFGVYSQSGNEKSRVLPTPLSKFSRLCTYVLLIDTGFTFAYGLLLARIGVNTGAFLAGLIVCLTISIYDWKRQMRRYDTLEKNPVVDNSDKQKLTWIFTAIISLIVFLSYTNRVLNMQLTFSVGAGAVASMWLSYFQILYWESENHKKIYINRRCGKWKTSYLIREK, from the coding sequence CTGGGAGAGGAAAAACCATGTAAAAATGTATATGAAAAGAGAGAAGGGACAGCAAAAACTGTATGTCCTTGGAGAAAGGGGGGGAGAACCATAAGCCGGGAATCCAGATACATAAAAAAACTGATGGGATGGTGCCCGAATGCAAAAAAGCCCGGGACTGAATACCAAATTGCTCATGAAAATTTTGGAGTATACAGCCAGTCAGGAAATGAGAAATCCCGAGTCCTCCCTACACCTTTGAGCAAATTTTCCAGGCTTTGCACTTATGTCCTTTTGATAGACACGGGATTTACCTTTGCTTATGGTTTGCTTCTGGCCAGGATTGGAGTAAATACAGGAGCATTCCTTGCCGGACTGATCGTTTGCCTTACAATCAGCATCTATGATTGGAAGAGACAGATGCGGAGGTATGATACCCTTGAGAAAAATCCCGTGGTTGATAATTCCGATAAACAAAAACTTACCTGGATTTTTACCGCCATAATTTCCCTCATAGTCTTTCTCTCGTATACGAACCGTGTTCTTAACATGCAATTGACATTTTCCGTTGGAGCAGGAGCTGTTGCATCAATGTGGTTGAGTTATTTCCAGATACTATACTGGGAAAGTGAAAACCATAAAAAAATCTACATCAACAGGAGATGCGGGAAGTGGAAAACCTCGTATTTGATCAGGGAGAAATGA
- a CDS encoding DUF1673 domain-containing protein, protein MTLKYIKKIMGWCPYAKKLETGPRISSADFEAYGRSGEEKARSPEVSGPHSRLYTQLLLLPMFFAPVYINLFQKGINTEAFLLGLLLSLPIYLLGWKKQMYQYDAAKEKTVISPSFRKIFFYVFLFPFLSLGLLIAFLPYISSHAAYLFNDQILYSFFSGTMILMWGFYFQLIYWERKNHVKMYMKREKGQQKLYVLGERGGEP, encoded by the coding sequence ATGACTTTGAAATATATCAAAAAAATCATGGGCTGGTGCCCCTATGCAAAAAAACTTGAAACCGGACCCCGAATCAGCTCTGCTGATTTTGAAGCATATGGTCGATCGGGAGAAGAAAAAGCAAGAAGTCCGGAGGTTTCAGGCCCCCATTCCAGGCTTTATACCCAGCTCCTCCTGCTACCAATGTTCTTTGCTCCTGTTTATATAAACCTATTTCAAAAAGGTATAAACACAGAAGCTTTCCTTCTTGGCCTTTTACTTTCTTTACCGATCTATTTGCTCGGCTGGAAAAAGCAGATGTATCAATACGACGCTGCAAAAGAAAAAACTGTTATTTCTCCTTCCTTCAGAAAAATATTCTTCTATGTTTTCTTATTCCCATTTTTAAGTTTGGGTTTACTCATAGCTTTCTTACCTTATATCTCGTCTCATGCAGCTTATCTTTTTAACGATCAGATACTGTATTCTTTCTTTTCAGGAACTATGATTCTGATGTGGGGCTTCTATTTCCAGCTAATTTACTGGGAGAGGAAAAACCATGTAAAAATGTATATGAAAAGAGAGAAGGGACAGCAAAAACTGTATGTCCTTGGAGAAAGGGGGGGAGAACCATAA